A single genomic interval of Panthera uncia isolate 11264 chromosome A1 unlocalized genomic scaffold, Puncia_PCG_1.0 HiC_scaffold_17, whole genome shotgun sequence harbors:
- the PCDHA1 gene encoding protocadherin alpha-1, translated as MLFPRQGGKGAQRLLLFVLLLAAWKTGNGQVHYSVPEEAKHGTFVGRIAQDLGLELAELVPRLFRVVSKGRGDLLEVNLQNGILFVNSRIDREELCGLNLECSIHLEVIVDRPLQVFHVEVEVKDINDNPPVFRGREQRLFIPESRLVDSRFPIEGAADADIGTNALITYTLSPSDYFSLDVQASDELSKSLSLELRNSLDREETPELRLLLTATDGGKPELEGTVQLLITVLDVNDNAPLFAQAVYRIHLLETTANGTLVTTLNASDADEGVNGEIVFSFGSDVPLNIQKNFKIDSSSGEIRLIGRLDYEETKSYEIHVKAVDKGSPPMSNHCKVLVKVLDVNDNAPQLAVTSLSLPVREDTPLSTVIAFVSVSDRDSGVNGQVTCSLMPHIPFK; from the coding sequence ATGCTGTTTCCTAGGCAAGGAGGCAAGGGAGCCCAGCGCCTGCTGCTCTTCGTTTTGCTCCTCGCAGCCTGGAAGACTGGGAATGGTCAGGTCCACTACTCGGTCCCGGAAGAGGCCAAACACGGCACCTTCGTAGGACGCATCGCGCAAGACCTGGGGCTGGAGCTGGCAGAGCTGGTGCCACGCCTGTTCCGGGTGGTGTCCAAAGGCCGTGGGGACCTTCTGGAAGTAAATCTGCAGAATGGCATTTTGTTTGTGAATTCTCGCATCGACCGCGAGGAGCTTTGCGGGCTGAATCTGGAGTGCAGCATCCACCTGGAGGTAATTGTGGACAGACCGCTGCAGGTTTTCCATGTGGAGGTGGAGGTGAAGGACATTAACGATAACCCACCGGttttcagagggagagaacaaaggTTATTTATTCCTGAGTCTAGACTGGTGGATTCACGTTTCCCGATAGAGGGTGCTGCTGATGCGGACATTGGGACCAATGCTCTAATAACTTACACCCTCAGCCCCAGTGATTATTTCTCTTTGGATGTACAGGCAAGTGATGAACTAAGTAAGTCACTTTCACTTGAATTGAGGAACTCTTTGGATAGAGAAGAAACACCAGAACTTCGTTTATTATTGACGGCCACTGATGGGGGCAAACCAGAGCTGGAAGGTACAGTTCAGCTGCTGATCACAGTGCTGGACGTTAATGATAATGCCCCATTGTTTGCCCAGGCTGTGTATAGAATCCATTTATTAGAGACTACAGCAAATGGAACATTAGTGACTACATTAAACGCCTCTGATGCCGATGAAGGTGTAAATGGCGAAATTGTCTTTTCCTTCGGCAGTGATGTTCCCctaaacattcaaaaaaacttcaaaattgaTTCCAGCTCAGGAGAAATTAGGCTAATTGGTAGACTGGAttatgaagaaacaaaatcttatGAAATTCATGTAAAAGCAGTTGATAAAGGAAGTCCTCCAATGTCAAATCACTGCAAGGTTTTAGTGAAAGTGCTAGATGTAAATGATAATGCTCCACAACTGGCAGTCACATCTCTGTCTTTGCCAGTCAGAGAGGACACTCCACTCAGCACCGTCATTGCTTTTGTTTCCGTGTCCGACCGCGACTCCGGTGTCAACGGGCAGGTGACCTGCTCTCTGATGCCTCACATCCCCTTCAAG